The following coding sequences lie in one Micromonospora sp. R77 genomic window:
- a CDS encoding NAD(P)/FAD-dependent oxidoreductase produces MDRERDEIAVVGAGLAGCLLACFLARRGYKVTLYERRPDPRSGTVERGRSINLALSERGLDALRRIGLAEQVMADALPMRGRMIHPVVGEPQFQSYSGSGDRAINSISRGALNNALLDAAGKLPGVRMAFDHRLVGLDPTTGEMTFETPQGKVTTAASVVLGADGAGSAVRGQLLGYGVLTESLDFLDYGYKELTIPPLGGEFALDPDALHIWPRGTSMMIALPNPDRSFTCTLFWPTHGTASFASLGSPAAIEQHFATHYPDLPPLAPNLVDDYQHNPVGVLGTVRCTPWQVDGRVGLLGDAAHAIVPFYGQGANCAFEDVVELDRCLDECGDEWSAALPLFQQRRQANAEAIARMALANFVEMRDKVASPVFRTRKRVEHTLERALPGRYVSQYELVSFSTTPYAEVRRRVRRQYRAVGAVAVGGLALLAAGVAALARGRRG; encoded by the coding sequence ATGGACCGGGAACGGGACGAGATCGCGGTGGTGGGGGCCGGGCTGGCCGGCTGCCTGCTGGCCTGCTTCCTGGCCCGGCGCGGCTACAAGGTGACGCTCTACGAGCGGCGGCCGGATCCCCGTAGCGGCACGGTCGAGCGGGGGCGCTCGATCAACCTGGCGCTGTCGGAGCGAGGGCTCGACGCGCTGCGCCGGATCGGGCTGGCCGAGCAGGTGATGGCGGACGCGCTGCCGATGCGCGGTCGCATGATCCACCCGGTGGTGGGGGAGCCGCAGTTCCAGTCGTACAGCGGCTCCGGCGACCGGGCGATCAACTCGATCAGCCGGGGCGCGCTGAACAACGCCCTGCTCGACGCGGCCGGCAAGCTGCCCGGCGTGCGGATGGCCTTCGACCACCGGCTCGTCGGGCTCGACCCGACCACCGGCGAGATGACCTTCGAGACCCCGCAGGGCAAGGTCACCACCGCCGCGTCGGTCGTCCTCGGCGCCGACGGCGCCGGCTCCGCCGTGCGCGGGCAGCTCCTCGGGTACGGGGTGCTGACCGAGAGCCTCGACTTCCTCGACTACGGCTACAAGGAACTCACCATCCCGCCGCTCGGCGGCGAGTTCGCCCTCGACCCGGACGCGCTGCACATCTGGCCGCGCGGCACCTCGATGATGATCGCCCTGCCCAACCCGGACCGGTCGTTCACCTGCACGCTCTTCTGGCCCACCCACGGCACCGCGAGTTTCGCCTCGCTGGGCAGCCCGGCCGCGATCGAGCAGCACTTCGCCACCCACTACCCGGACCTGCCGCCGCTCGCGCCGAACCTGGTCGACGACTACCAGCACAACCCGGTCGGGGTGCTCGGCACGGTCCGCTGCACGCCGTGGCAGGTCGACGGCCGGGTCGGCCTGCTCGGCGACGCCGCGCACGCCATCGTGCCCTTCTACGGCCAGGGCGCGAACTGCGCCTTCGAGGACGTGGTGGAGCTGGACCGCTGCCTGGACGAGTGCGGCGACGAGTGGTCGGCGGCGCTGCCGCTGTTCCAGCAGCGCCGGCAGGCGAACGCGGAGGCGATCGCCCGGATGGCGCTGGCCAACTTCGTGGAGATGCGGGACAAGGTCGCCTCGCCGGTCTTCCGGACCCGCAAGCGCGTCGAACACACCCTGGAACGGGCCCTGCCCGGCCGGTACGTTTCGCAGTACGAGCTGGTGTCCTTCTCCACCACCCCGTACGCCGAGGTGCGCCGCCGGGTGCGCCGGCAGTACCGGGCGGTGGGTGCGGTGGCGGTCGGTGGGCTGGCGCTGCTGGCCGCCGGTGTGGCGGCGCTCGCCCGAGGGAGGCGCGGATGA
- the kynU gene encoding kynureninase yields MNATEKEAHRLDAADPGHRHLFHVPPADGGRYPQAAYLAGNSLGLQPRATRDELLADLDDWARLGVEGHLEAGRPWLPYHELLTGPTARLVGARPAEVVVMNSLTVNLHLLMVSFYRPEGERTRIVIEDSAFPSDSYAVRSQARFHGLDPDATVVRLRPRDGEDTLRTQDVLDLLAAEGDTVALVLLGGVNYLTGELMDIPAITAAGRAAGAVVGWDLAHAVGNVPLALHDWDVDFAAWCSYKYLNSGPGALAGVFVHERHLGDPALPRFEGWWSTEATTRFEMTPVSRPPATVEAWQVSNPPIFAMGPVRTSLELFDSVGMPALRERSLRLTGWLERLLDEVTADRPLTVVTPRDPARRGCQLSVRIGTGSANELTKRLRHEHGVIADAREPDVVRFAPVPLYSTYHDCWRVADALAATVEVR; encoded by the coding sequence ATGAACGCCACCGAGAAGGAGGCCCACCGCCTCGACGCGGCCGACCCCGGGCACCGGCACCTGTTCCACGTGCCGCCCGCCGACGGTGGGCGCTATCCGCAGGCCGCCTACCTGGCCGGGAACTCGCTGGGGCTGCAACCCCGGGCCACCCGGGACGAACTCCTCGCCGACCTGGACGACTGGGCCCGGCTGGGCGTGGAGGGGCACCTGGAGGCCGGCCGGCCGTGGCTGCCGTACCACGAGCTGTTGACCGGCCCGACCGCGCGACTGGTCGGCGCCCGGCCCGCGGAGGTCGTGGTGATGAACTCCCTCACGGTCAACCTGCACCTGCTGATGGTGAGCTTCTACCGGCCGGAGGGGGAGCGGACCCGGATCGTCATCGAGGACAGCGCCTTCCCCTCGGACAGCTACGCGGTACGCAGCCAGGCCCGCTTCCACGGCCTCGACCCGGACGCCACGGTGGTCCGGCTGCGCCCCCGCGACGGCGAGGACACCCTGCGCACGCAGGACGTGCTCGACCTGCTCGCCGCCGAGGGGGACACCGTCGCGCTGGTGCTGCTGGGCGGGGTCAACTACCTGACCGGCGAGCTGATGGACATCCCGGCGATCACCGCCGCCGGCCGGGCCGCCGGTGCGGTCGTCGGCTGGGACCTCGCGCACGCGGTCGGCAACGTGCCCCTCGCGCTGCACGACTGGGACGTCGACTTCGCCGCCTGGTGCTCCTACAAGTATCTGAACTCCGGGCCGGGGGCCCTCGCGGGCGTCTTCGTCCACGAACGGCATCTCGGCGACCCGGCGCTGCCGCGCTTCGAGGGCTGGTGGAGCACCGAGGCGACCACCCGGTTCGAGATGACGCCGGTGTCCCGGCCGCCGGCCACCGTCGAGGCGTGGCAGGTCTCCAACCCGCCGATCTTCGCGATGGGACCGGTCCGCACGTCGCTGGAACTCTTCGACTCGGTCGGCATGCCGGCGCTGCGCGAGCGCAGTCTGCGGCTGACCGGCTGGCTGGAGCGGCTGCTCGACGAGGTGACCGCCGACCGGCCGCTGACCGTGGTGACGCCGCGCGACCCGGCACGCCGCGGCTGCCAGCTCTCGGTGCGGATCGGCACCGGTAGCGCCAACGAGCTGACCAAGCGGCTGCGGCACGAGCACGGCGTGATCGCCGACGCCCGGGAGCCGGACGTCGTCCGGTTCGCCCCGGTGCCGCTCTACTCGACGTACCACGACTGCTGGCGGGTCGCCGACGCGCTGGCCGCGACGGTGGAGGTCCGGTGA
- a CDS encoding tryptophan 2,3-dioxygenase: MTVEQVTAAVRPATPRQRAARAARNGGEPTLEFAERVPYDAYVHASTLHGLQQPLSDDPGEMSFLMVSQIMELYFGLTCHELRHAQRELRANRVWDALPPLRRAALHLEGLNAAWQGLRWMTPADFNRFRNLLGEGSGFQSAMYRHLEFLLGLRDPALIRPFRRQTEVYAGLTATLAAPSLWDDVVALLARRGFAVPADLLDRDVTAEHEPHPAIEAAWVRIYGDSGPDNHLRLLGEALTEVAERFGDWRWHHLKAVQRAMGAKVGSGGSAGLAWLQRSMARVVFPELWSARTAM; encoded by the coding sequence ATGACGGTGGAACAGGTGACGGCGGCCGTGCGTCCGGCCACCCCGCGACAGCGGGCGGCCCGGGCGGCGCGCAACGGCGGCGAACCGACGTTGGAGTTCGCCGAGCGGGTGCCCTACGACGCGTACGTGCACGCCAGCACGTTGCACGGGTTGCAACAGCCGCTCAGCGACGACCCCGGCGAGATGTCCTTCCTGATGGTCAGCCAGATCATGGAGCTCTACTTCGGGCTGACCTGCCACGAGCTGCGGCACGCCCAGCGGGAGCTGCGGGCCAACCGGGTCTGGGACGCGCTGCCGCCGCTGCGCCGCGCCGCCCTGCACCTGGAGGGGCTCAACGCCGCCTGGCAGGGCCTGCGCTGGATGACCCCGGCCGACTTCAACCGGTTCCGCAACCTGCTCGGTGAGGGCTCCGGCTTCCAGTCGGCCATGTACCGCCACCTGGAGTTCCTGCTCGGCCTCCGCGACCCGGCGCTGATCCGCCCGTTCCGCCGGCAGACCGAGGTGTACGCGGGGCTGACCGCCACCCTCGCCGCGCCGAGCCTCTGGGACGACGTGGTCGCCCTCCTGGCCCGGCGGGGCTTCGCCGTCCCCGCCGACCTGCTCGACCGGGACGTGACCGCCGAGCACGAGCCGCACCCGGCCATCGAGGCGGCGTGGGTGCGGATCTACGGCGACAGCGGTCCCGACAACCACCTGCGGCTGCTCGGCGAGGCGCTGACCGAGGTGGCCGAGCGGTTCGGTGACTGGCGCTGGCACCACCTCAAGGCGGTGCAGCGCGCGATGGGCGCCAAGGTGGGCAGCGGCGGCTCCGCCGGGCTGGCCTGGTTGCAGCGCAGCATGGCCCGGGTGGTCTTCCCGGAGCTGTGGTCCGCCCGGACCGCGATGTGA
- a CDS encoding Lrp/AsnC family transcriptional regulator, whose product MDEMDWALLRELQTDARLSFSELSRRVHLSPPAVAERVRRLEESGVITGYHAHVDLTRAGRTVVAMIRMSCYGPRCILHDPEVAGWAEILEIHRITGDACSMLKVAAGSIDEFERVIDRLAPYGQPSSTMVLSTPLDWHPVTPLGPPARRK is encoded by the coding sequence ATGGACGAGATGGACTGGGCGCTGCTGCGGGAGCTCCAGACCGACGCGCGGCTCTCCTTCAGCGAGCTGTCCCGACGGGTGCACCTGTCGCCACCGGCCGTCGCCGAGCGGGTCCGTCGGCTGGAGGAGTCCGGAGTGATCACCGGTTACCACGCGCACGTGGACCTGACCCGGGCCGGCCGCACGGTGGTCGCGATGATCCGGATGTCCTGCTACGGCCCGCGCTGCATCCTGCACGACCCCGAGGTGGCCGGCTGGGCGGAGATCCTGGAGATCCACCGGATTACCGGGGACGCGTGCAGCATGCTCAAGGTCGCCGCCGGCTCGATCGACGAGTTCGAGCGGGTCATCGACCGGCTCGCCCCGTACGGCCAGCCGTCCAGCACGATGGTCCTGTCCACCCCGCTGGACTGGCACCCCGTCACCCCGCTCGGCCCGCCCGCCCGCCGGAAGTAA
- a CDS encoding class F sortase, translating into MAYADHGRRSPRAVAGFRLLARASRRFVRVAGHAFSASVTTADPQARAVPVRRPAAPTGRRRTVGSTGPGAPVLVIAALMVLIVAMLGVERVTGISVLPQQWSAGLRPPPKKFPVLPASPPTGITIGKIDLRAPVHRVGLAPDGTIAVPDVGKAGEAGWYDQGPTPGQYGPAVIVGHVDTTTGPAVFHELKSLRDGDRVEVTRQDRSVAVFEVTSVRRYGKDRLPADEVFGDFSRPNLRLITCGGRWVGGETGYADNVVVYASLVKARGP; encoded by the coding sequence CTGGCGTACGCGGACCACGGGCGGAGGTCGCCCCGGGCGGTAGCCGGGTTCCGGCTGCTGGCCCGGGCGTCCCGCCGGTTCGTCCGGGTCGCCGGGCACGCCTTCTCGGCCAGCGTGACCACCGCCGACCCGCAGGCGCGTGCGGTGCCGGTGCGCCGGCCGGCAGCACCGACCGGCCGGCGGCGGACCGTCGGGTCCACCGGGCCGGGTGCCCCGGTGCTGGTGATCGCCGCGCTGATGGTGCTGATCGTGGCGATGCTCGGCGTCGAGCGGGTCACCGGCATCAGCGTGCTGCCGCAGCAGTGGAGCGCCGGCCTGCGTCCGCCGCCGAAGAAGTTCCCGGTGCTGCCGGCGAGCCCGCCGACCGGCATCACCATCGGGAAGATCGACCTGCGGGCGCCCGTACACCGGGTGGGCCTGGCGCCGGACGGCACGATCGCCGTGCCGGACGTGGGCAAGGCCGGCGAGGCCGGCTGGTACGACCAGGGGCCGACCCCCGGGCAGTACGGTCCGGCGGTGATCGTCGGGCACGTCGACACCACCACCGGACCGGCGGTCTTCCACGAGTTGAAGAGCCTGCGGGACGGCGACCGGGTGGAGGTGACCCGGCAGGACCGCTCGGTGGCCGTCTTCGAGGTCACCTCGGTGCGGCGGTACGGCAAGGACCGGCTGCCGGCCGACGAGGTCTTCGGTGACTTCAGCCGGCCGAACCTGCGGTTGATCACCTGCGGGGGCCGCTGGGTGGGCGGCGAGACCGGCTACGCCGACAACGTGGTGGTCTACGCCTCGCTGGTGAAGGCGCGCGGGCCGTGA
- a CDS encoding HNH endonuclease, translating to MPDIRPTAGSGALVLNATYEPLCVVSVRRAAILVLSAKAVCVADGDGILHSARDALPVPSVVRLTRFVRVPYRTHVGLSRRAIFARDGWRCAYCRGPAETIDHVFPRSRGGRHAWENVVAACARCNHTKGDKTPAELGWRLHSLPAPPKGTAWRVLGHRAPDPRWADWLDLRESEAA from the coding sequence ATGCCTGACATACGACCCACGGCGGGCTCCGGCGCGTTGGTCCTCAACGCCACCTACGAGCCGCTGTGCGTCGTGTCCGTGCGTCGGGCCGCCATCCTCGTGCTGTCCGCCAAGGCCGTCTGCGTGGCCGACGGCGACGGCATCCTGCACAGCGCCCGGGACGCGCTCCCGGTGCCGTCGGTGGTCCGGCTGACCCGCTTCGTCCGGGTGCCGTACCGCACCCACGTCGGGCTCTCCCGCCGGGCGATCTTCGCCCGGGACGGCTGGCGGTGCGCCTACTGCCGGGGCCCGGCGGAGACCATCGACCACGTCTTCCCGCGCAGCCGCGGTGGCCGGCACGCCTGGGAGAACGTCGTGGCGGCCTGCGCCCGCTGCAACCACACCAAGGGCGACAAGACCCCGGCGGAGTTGGGCTGGCGGCTGCACAGCCTGCCGGCCCCGCCGAAGGGGACGGCCTGGCGGGTGCTCGGCCACCGGGCCCCCGACCCGCGCTGGGCGGACTGGCTCGACCTGCGCGAGTCCGAGGCCGCCTGA
- a CDS encoding mechanosensitive ion channel family protein, whose protein sequence is MSATGLLLLALSAGADPSPSPTPSVECRADPWCKNVWEITGSGWFAEGSYWIVLKPLRVVLILLLAVAARWALHRTINRLVRTTTDGAVPTMLRPLRERIPSATLDPEQFVPERRRQRAEAIGSVLRSMVTAFVFGIALLMVLKEFSFDLAPLLASAGIAGVALGFGAQSLVKDLIAGLFMLIEDQYGVGDTVDLGEATGVVESVGLRVTTVRDGRGVLWYIRNGEIVRVGNKSQGWALVVVDLPIGFAGTEEATAVLRTAAASLAMDPELAPQIVEEPEVLGVEQVTVDGAVLRTVVKTTAEGQFSVGRELRRRLAEALENSGITARIAAARLYATPARMPGPGETGAGGPT, encoded by the coding sequence GTGAGTGCCACCGGTCTACTGCTTCTCGCCCTGTCCGCCGGGGCGGACCCGAGTCCGAGCCCGACGCCGTCGGTCGAGTGCCGCGCGGATCCCTGGTGCAAGAACGTCTGGGAGATCACCGGGTCCGGCTGGTTCGCCGAGGGCAGCTACTGGATCGTGCTGAAGCCGCTGCGGGTCGTGCTGATCCTGCTGTTGGCCGTCGCCGCCCGGTGGGCGCTGCACCGGACCATCAACCGGCTGGTCCGCACCACCACCGACGGCGCGGTGCCGACCATGCTCCGGCCGCTGCGCGAGCGGATTCCGAGCGCCACGCTCGATCCGGAGCAGTTCGTGCCGGAGCGGCGGCGGCAGCGGGCCGAGGCGATCGGCTCGGTGCTGCGCAGCATGGTCACCGCGTTCGTCTTCGGCATCGCGCTGCTGATGGTGCTCAAGGAGTTCAGCTTCGACCTGGCCCCGCTGCTGGCCAGCGCCGGCATCGCCGGTGTGGCGCTCGGCTTCGGCGCGCAGAGCCTGGTCAAGGACCTGATCGCCGGCCTGTTCATGCTGATCGAGGACCAGTACGGGGTGGGTGACACCGTCGACCTCGGCGAGGCGACCGGGGTGGTCGAGTCGGTGGGGCTGCGGGTCACCACGGTCCGCGACGGCCGGGGCGTGCTCTGGTACATCCGCAACGGCGAGATCGTCCGGGTCGGCAACAAGAGCCAGGGCTGGGCGCTGGTGGTGGTCGACCTGCCGATCGGGTTCGCCGGCACCGAGGAGGCCACCGCCGTGCTACGTACGGCCGCCGCCTCGCTGGCGATGGACCCGGAGCTGGCGCCGCAGATCGTCGAGGAGCCCGAGGTGCTCGGCGTCGAGCAGGTGACCGTCGACGGCGCCGTGCTGCGTACGGTCGTCAAGACCACGGCCGAGGGGCAGTTCTCGGTCGGCCGGGAGCTGCGCCGCCGGCTCGCCGAGGCGCTGGAGAACTCGGGGATCACCGCCCGGATCGCCGCCGCCCGCCTGTACGCGACACCGGCGCGGATGCCCGGACCGGGCGAGACCGGTGCGGGTGGCCCGACCTGA